One segment of Asaia bogorensis NBRC 16594 DNA contains the following:
- a CDS encoding SDR family oxidoreductase, whose protein sequence is MKDVTVVVGAGSIGQAIARRISSGRHVVLADLHLENAEKAAGILELAGFETSVITVDVSERRSVRALVEAAGKIGPLMSLVQAAGVSPSQAPVETILKVDLYGTAMLLEEFGQAVAKGGSGIVISSQSGHRMPALSVEQDRQLATTPADRLLALPFVREITDTLLAYQMSKRCNSLRVRGEAPRWGIRGARINAISPGIIITPLAYDELHGERAAFYRQMLADAPAGRAGTPDEVAALAALITGAEGGYITGSDLLIDGGATAQFFYGTT, encoded by the coding sequence ATGAAGGACGTTACCGTCGTTGTCGGGGCCGGATCGATTGGTCAGGCAATTGCACGCCGTATAAGCAGTGGACGTCACGTCGTGCTCGCTGATCTGCACCTGGAAAATGCAGAGAAGGCGGCCGGTATTCTCGAACTGGCAGGATTCGAGACAAGTGTGATCACTGTCGATGTCTCGGAAAGGCGGTCTGTCCGGGCCCTTGTCGAGGCGGCCGGCAAGATCGGCCCGCTCATGTCTCTCGTTCAGGCAGCCGGTGTATCGCCATCACAGGCGCCAGTAGAGACTATCCTCAAGGTTGACCTCTATGGAACTGCCATGCTGCTCGAAGAGTTCGGTCAGGCTGTCGCAAAAGGGGGATCAGGGATCGTGATCTCATCCCAGTCAGGGCATCGAATGCCGGCTCTCAGTGTCGAGCAGGACAGGCAGCTGGCCACGACGCCTGCTGATAGGCTCCTTGCCCTTCCCTTTGTACGGGAGATTACGGACACGCTTCTTGCCTATCAGATGTCCAAGCGCTGCAACTCACTGCGGGTGAGGGGTGAGGCCCCGCGTTGGGGAATACGCGGCGCGCGCATCAATGCAATCAGTCCCGGGATCATCATCACGCCGCTTGCCTATGACGAGCTGCATGGCGAGCGGGCAGCGTTTTATCGCCAGATGCTTGCCGATGCCCCGGCAGGCCGCGCAGGAACACCCGATGAGGTGGCCGCACTCGCCGCCCTGATTACCGGTGCTGAAGGCGGCTATATAACGGGAAGTGACTTGCTCATCGACGGTGGTGCAACCGCCCAGTTTTTCTACGGCACGACATAG
- a CDS encoding efflux RND transporter periplasmic adaptor subunit, translated as MQAPFLRRLGLAALIAIVLLGIVITIIHEHGASHSDRPRAQLARENGMVIVTDDSPLMKRLHVEPVTTSRLAHGLRVPGMIQAQPTRSINILTPVTGHVTATSLQPGQIVHKGDVLAVLASGDLDQAYADLLKARAQETYQAQVVKRAQEVLSIGGNARKDLDSASNDLAQARAERQRAERRLESLNSRTDQDGEGLVRLVAPIDGLVASTTLAPGVNITDATAVQAVLLDISQVQIDAEIPEESAGMVSVGQPMNAAISALPGRHCVAPVQSIDPALHSDTRRVIAHILCDNPDGALRPNMFADVEIAVQQPDMVIIPKTALLMNNDRLTVFVQDGAPMHFRRRAVTVSYDEGESVRVLSGLQGGEHIVTRGAILLNDND; from the coding sequence ATGCAGGCACCTTTCCTACGCCGCCTTGGTCTGGCAGCGCTCATCGCCATTGTCCTTCTCGGGATCGTTATCACGATCATCCATGAACATGGGGCATCACATTCCGATCGGCCGAGAGCCCAGCTCGCCCGTGAGAACGGTATGGTTATCGTAACCGATGACTCCCCGCTCATGAAGCGCTTGCATGTCGAGCCTGTCACAACGAGCAGGCTGGCCCACGGGTTGCGTGTGCCCGGCATGATTCAGGCGCAGCCGACACGCAGCATCAATATCCTGACGCCGGTTACGGGCCATGTAACGGCAACCAGCCTTCAGCCCGGTCAGATCGTGCACAAGGGGGATGTTCTGGCGGTTCTGGCCTCGGGCGATCTCGATCAGGCCTATGCCGATCTGCTCAAGGCGCGGGCGCAGGAGACCTATCAGGCGCAGGTGGTCAAACGCGCCCAGGAGGTTCTCTCCATCGGGGGCAATGCCCGCAAGGATCTGGACTCTGCCAGCAACGATCTGGCTCAGGCCCGCGCCGAGCGCCAGCGAGCCGAGCGTCGTCTTGAATCCCTCAACAGCCGCACCGACCAGGATGGCGAGGGTCTGGTGAGACTGGTGGCACCGATAGACGGGCTGGTGGCCAGCACCACGCTGGCACCGGGTGTGAACATCACGGATGCCACAGCCGTTCAGGCGGTCCTGCTCGATATCTCCCAGGTGCAGATCGACGCTGAAATTCCCGAGGAGTCCGCAGGTATGGTGTCCGTTGGCCAGCCGATGAATGCTGCCATCAGCGCCCTGCCCGGCCGGCATTGCGTAGCGCCCGTCCAGTCGATCGATCCTGCCCTGCACAGCGATACGCGCCGGGTCATTGCACATATCCTGTGCGACAATCCTGATGGAGCCCTGCGCCCCAACATGTTTGCCGATGTCGAGATTGCGGTTCAGCAGCCGGATATGGTGATCATCCCCAAGACCGCCCTTCTGATGAACAACGACCGCCTTACGGTCTTCGTGCAGGATGGTGCCCCCATGCATTTCCGCCGTCGTGCCGTGACGGTCAGCTATGATGAGGGGGAGAGCGTTCGCGTTCTCTCAGGCTTGCAGGGTGGTGAGCATATCGTCACGCGTGGCGCCATTCTTCTCAACGATAACGACTGA
- a CDS encoding efflux RND transporter permease subunit translates to MIATLISWCFARRHIVFICAVFLALAGGYAWRVLPVEAYPDLGAVNVQVTTQVSGLAAEEMEQQVTVPLERALAAVPGVTESRSSSTFGLSLITLIFHDGIDVFTARQLVLELLGTASMPDGVTPQLGPITGPAGEIFRYTLESDSMDLMQLSDVQRWIVIPTLQRVPGIVNVNNFGGLTREYQLVLKPDALLRYGLSTDDVVNAIKNNNANAAGGRITRGEQSYIVRGVGMIHTLDDMKRIVVAQHNGTPVLLSDLGQVQFGHQIREGILGKDNNPDTIEGIVTMLSGANPSLVLDNVHHVVDGLQERLKPLDVRLVPYIDRDNLVKATTHKVGETMVEGIGLVLVILTLFLGSPRSAVVTAVTIPLALSTVFVLMHFFGMAANLFSLGAIDFGVIVDGAIVITEAILRLREESPKATLTSTEVLSVARIAGRSIFSSTLIIIVAYSPLFAFEGSEGKLFRPMAYTVSFALMGALACALCLIPTLSYLALYKPRRIWHNRPLEALHHAYERGLNHMLARPLVTYIGGGAALLSVVILGATVGREFLPDLDEGALWLQVQLPTGISLDEGSRIASEVRSAVREFPETSYAITQLGRNDDGTDPWTFSHIEMPVGLKPYDQWASGETKAQFIARLRERLYQIPGISFGISQPIQDGMNDLVGGAHSPLVLRVYGNDFHELRRIGRQIVNILHEVPGTTDASIFQEPQIPQLMVTPRREQAARYGINVSDISTVVQNAIGDGAITQVYVEDRVYNATLHVGSHDLTDLASIRALPLRSTEGAPVTLAEVADVGLHMGESNIAHEMGERQITIRVDNGVRPLSQYLEDAQKRIASQVHFDPRKYRLQWAGSFEQEQRAQARLGVALLVMFSIMLLLLFMEFGTFRHAVLVLSVVPLATLGGLIALHLRGETLNIATAVGFIALFGVAVQNGIIMIAAINRHHRAGLSIHDSVLAGAAERFRPVLMTATVASAGMLPAALATGVGTDVQRGLATVVVGGLGIATLLTLFVLPVFFFELEHYIERRKARRSGGVS, encoded by the coding sequence GTGATTGCGACCCTGATTTCCTGGTGCTTTGCGCGCCGCCATATCGTTTTCATCTGCGCCGTGTTTCTGGCTCTTGCGGGCGGTTATGCCTGGCGTGTGTTGCCCGTTGAGGCCTATCCCGATCTTGGGGCGGTCAATGTGCAGGTCACGACCCAGGTTTCCGGCCTGGCCGCCGAGGAAATGGAACAGCAGGTTACCGTACCGCTGGAACGGGCTCTGGCAGCCGTGCCGGGCGTGACCGAGAGCCGTTCGAGCAGCACGTTCGGCCTGTCGCTGATCACCCTGATCTTTCATGACGGCATCGACGTGTTCACGGCGCGCCAGCTGGTGCTGGAACTGCTCGGTACGGCGAGCATGCCCGATGGCGTGACCCCGCAGCTCGGCCCGATCACCGGCCCCGCTGGCGAGATTTTCCGCTACACGCTGGAATCGGATTCAATGGATCTGATGCAGCTTTCGGACGTGCAGCGCTGGATTGTCATCCCTACGCTTCAGCGGGTGCCGGGCATCGTCAACGTCAATAATTTCGGCGGTCTGACGCGCGAGTATCAGCTCGTGCTCAAGCCGGACGCCCTGCTGCGTTACGGGCTGAGCACCGATGACGTGGTCAACGCCATCAAGAACAACAACGCCAATGCGGCGGGCGGGCGTATCACGCGCGGTGAGCAGTCCTATATCGTGCGTGGTGTGGGCATGATCCACACGCTGGACGACATGAAGCGCATCGTCGTGGCGCAGCATAACGGCACGCCGGTGCTGCTGAGCGATCTGGGGCAGGTGCAGTTCGGGCATCAGATCCGCGAGGGTATTCTGGGCAAGGACAATAACCCCGATACCATCGAGGGCATCGTGACCATGCTGTCAGGTGCCAACCCCTCGCTCGTTCTGGACAACGTGCATCACGTGGTGGACGGGCTTCAGGAGCGCCTGAAGCCGCTCGATGTACGGCTTGTTCCCTATATCGACCGTGATAATCTGGTGAAGGCCACCACCCATAAGGTAGGCGAGACCATGGTCGAGGGTATCGGCCTCGTTCTGGTCATTCTGACTCTCTTCCTCGGCAGCCCCCGCAGTGCGGTCGTCACTGCCGTCACCATTCCGCTCGCGCTTTCCACCGTTTTCGTGCTCATGCATTTCTTTGGCATGGCGGCCAATCTGTTCTCGCTCGGCGCCATCGATTTCGGCGTGATCGTGGACGGGGCCATCGTGATTACCGAGGCGATCCTGCGCCTGCGCGAGGAATCACCCAAGGCCACCCTGACCAGCACCGAAGTTCTGAGCGTGGCGCGTATCGCGGGGCGCTCGATCTTTTCCTCCACGCTCATCATCATCGTGGCCTATTCGCCGCTCTTCGCGTTTGAGGGGAGCGAGGGCAAGCTGTTCCGGCCCATGGCCTATACGGTGAGTTTTGCGCTCATGGGGGCGCTGGCCTGTGCCCTCTGCCTGATCCCGACGCTGAGCTATCTGGCCTTGTACAAGCCAAGACGCATCTGGCATAACCGCCCGCTCGAAGCCCTGCATCATGCCTATGAGCGCGGGCTCAATCACATGCTGGCCCGCCCGCTCGTGACCTATATCGGGGGTGGTGCGGCGCTGCTCTCGGTGGTCATTCTGGGGGCCACGGTCGGGCGCGAGTTCCTGCCCGATCTGGACGAAGGCGCGCTCTGGCTTCAGGTGCAGTTGCCCACGGGCATTTCGCTGGATGAAGGCAGCCGTATCGCAAGCGAGGTTCGCTCTGCCGTCCGCGAATTCCCCGAGACTTCCTACGCCATCACCCAGCTTGGTCGTAACGATGACGGCACCGATCCGTGGACGTTCTCCCACATCGAAATGCCGGTCGGTCTCAAGCCCTATGACCAGTGGGCAAGCGGCGAGACCAAGGCCCAGTTCATCGCCCGCCTGCGCGAGCGTCTTTATCAGATCCCCGGCATCAGCTTCGGGATCAGCCAGCCGATTCAGGATGGCATGAACGATCTGGTGGGCGGTGCCCATTCGCCGCTCGTGCTGCGTGTCTATGGCAATGATTTCCACGAACTGCGCCGCATTGGCCGTCAGATCGTGAACATCCTGCATGAGGTGCCTGGCACGACCGATGCCTCGATCTTTCAGGAGCCGCAGATTCCGCAGCTGATGGTGACGCCACGCCGCGAGCAGGCGGCACGTTATGGCATCAACGTGTCCGACATCAGCACCGTTGTGCAGAACGCGATTGGCGATGGCGCCATCACACAGGTCTATGTGGAAGATCGCGTGTATAACGCGACGCTGCATGTCGGCTCGCATGATCTGACCGATCTGGCTTCCATACGCGCGCTTCCCCTGCGCTCGACCGAAGGCGCCCCGGTGACACTGGCCGAGGTGGCCGATGTCGGGCTGCATATGGGTGAGAGCAATATCGCCCATGAGATGGGTGAGCGTCAGATCACCATTCGCGTCGATAATGGTGTGCGCCCGCTCTCGCAATATCTGGAGGACGCGCAAAAGCGCATCGCCTCACAGGTGCATTTCGACCCCCGCAAATATCGCCTGCAATGGGCTGGCAGCTTCGAGCAGGAGCAGCGTGCGCAGGCCCGTCTGGGCGTGGCGTTGCTCGTGATGTTCTCGATCATGCTGTTGCTGCTTTTCATGGAGTTCGGGACGTTCCGTCATGCTGTGCTGGTGCTCAGTGTGGTACCGCTAGCCACGCTGGGCGGGCTCATCGCGCTTCATCTGCGTGGCGAGACACTCAATATCGCGACGGCTGTGGGCTTCATCGCGCTGTTCGGTGTGGCGGTGCAGAACGGCATCATCATGATTGCGGCCATCAACCGCCATCATCGCGCGGGGCTGAGCATCCATGATTCCGTGCTGGCCGGTGCGGCTGAGCGTTTCCGCCCCGTGCTGATGACGGCTACGGTTGCCAGCGCTGGCATGCTGCCCGCAGCACTCGCAACAGGCGTCGGCACCGACGTGCAGCGTGGTCTGGCGACGGTTGTCGTGGGCGGGCTCGGCATTGCAACCCTGCTGACCCTTTTTGTTCTGCCGGTCTTCTTTTTCGAGCTGGAGCATTACATCGAACGCCGCAAGGCGCGCCGTTCGGGAGGTGTGTCATGA
- a CDS encoding efflux transporter outer membrane subunit → MKRRVLLTCAASLALSGCAIGPNFHRPEMLRTGGYQSTALPASIHGTTGTGSAGAAQTLTAGADLSGAWWQALGVPQLDALVTRALQNNPSLRSAQATLKAAYEQTKVAGAPLLPSISASFNPTRNKTSKALSPVPGNNDYLYNLHTLQLNISYQPDLWGGLRRQVESQAAQAEMQRFQLIATTNTLINTLIVSLITQSSLNAQINATSDIIANQQKLLGVMEKQFRLGDISEAQLLAQKAAVTQAQATLPPLHLQAEQAHDQIAALVGTTPDEVLPEIPLEAYRLPATLPVSLPSALLTQRPDIRAAESQMHSASAQVGVAIANRLPNVQLSATPGQAINAMSQFFTPGYGNWSIGAMVAQPIFQGFELMHLERQARANLLAATEQYKNTVLTSMQNVADTLHALQDDSDALTISAANEDAAVRSLRISQSQMSYGDISPVLLQAAVQIELEARLNLIQARATRFTDSVALFQALGGGWWHRNDTAMKVPSTDWHAAF, encoded by the coding sequence ATGAAACGCCGTGTGCTTTTGACCTGCGCCGCCAGTCTGGCGCTCTCGGGCTGCGCCATTGGCCCGAATTTCCATCGTCCTGAGATGCTCAGAACGGGTGGTTACCAGAGTACGGCCCTCCCGGCCTCCATTCATGGCACGACCGGAACCGGCTCAGCGGGAGCCGCCCAGACCCTGACAGCCGGGGCCGATCTGTCGGGCGCCTGGTGGCAGGCGCTGGGCGTGCCGCAACTCGATGCCCTGGTCACACGGGCATTGCAGAACAACCCGTCACTCAGATCAGCACAGGCGACGCTCAAGGCAGCTTATGAACAGACCAAGGTCGCGGGCGCACCCTTGCTGCCCAGCATCTCGGCCTCGTTCAACCCGACACGCAACAAGACGTCCAAGGCGCTGTCACCTGTGCCGGGCAATAATGACTATTTGTATAACCTGCACACGCTTCAGCTGAACATTTCCTATCAGCCCGATCTGTGGGGCGGGTTACGCCGTCAGGTGGAATCCCAGGCGGCGCAGGCGGAAATGCAGCGCTTCCAGCTGATTGCCACCACCAATACGCTGATCAATACGCTGATTGTCTCGCTCATCACGCAGTCGAGCCTCAACGCCCAGATCAACGCCACGAGCGACATCATTGCCAACCAGCAGAAGCTTCTTGGTGTGATGGAAAAGCAGTTCAGGCTTGGGGACATTTCGGAAGCCCAGCTTCTGGCCCAGAAAGCCGCGGTGACCCAGGCGCAGGCGACCTTGCCCCCCTTGCATCTGCAGGCCGAGCAGGCTCACGACCAGATTGCTGCACTGGTCGGCACGACGCCCGACGAGGTGTTGCCCGAGATTCCGCTTGAGGCCTATCGCCTGCCCGCGACCCTGCCCGTCAGCCTGCCCAGCGCGCTTCTGACCCAGCGCCCCGACATACGCGCTGCGGAATCGCAGATGCACAGCGCCAGTGCGCAGGTGGGCGTCGCCATTGCCAACCGTCTGCCCAATGTGCAGCTTTCCGCGACACCGGGTCAGGCCATCAATGCCATGAGCCAGTTCTTTACCCCCGGCTATGGCAACTGGTCGATTGGCGCGATGGTGGCTCAGCCGATCTTTCAGGGTTTTGAGCTGATGCATCTGGAGCGTCAGGCGCGCGCTAATCTTCTGGCGGCCACCGAGCAGTACAAGAACACCGTACTGACCTCGATGCAGAACGTGGCCGACACGCTGCATGCCCTTCAGGATGATTCTGACGCGCTTACCATCAGCGCAGCCAATGAGGATGCGGCTGTGCGCAGTCTGCGCATTTCACAAAGCCAGATGTCCTACGGCGATATCAGCCCGGTGCTGCTCCAGGCGGCGGTGCAGATCGAACTTGAGGCGCGGCTCAACCTGATTCAGGCCAGAGCCACGCGCTTTACCGATAGCGTCGCCCTGTTTCAGGCTCTCGGGGGAGGGTGGTGGCATCGTAACGATACCGCTATGAAGGTTCCCTCGACAGACTGGCACGCGGCGTTCTGA